One genomic region from Rhizomicrobium palustre encodes:
- a CDS encoding helix-turn-helix domain-containing protein, which yields MTKVTRLTLDSEGGLDRRRIHLREISDEMDAPLDTVGQDLRTARLRRGDDLATVSRALKIRKDHLEALEEDRVEALPGRTYAVGFIRSYADYLGLDSIQCVERFKAEIAGRSDATVVPITVIDEDAEPRMPHGWKFMAGVVVLLVLYGAYQLAASADRMLNEPTVAPAPVIQHPVRKAPPPKPVEQPQPVVVPPPADTSQQSDSTETVPGQAAPGQVAAGILDPSLATPPAQTQPSSGQPAFALPPLPKGQVYGDASKPARVVLRAREATRILVQAADGRVFQNRLLKPGDSYRLPNVPGLTLTTPNGGAIELDLDGMVVGTAGHSQETTEALSLDPQSIMDRYNGNRR from the coding sequence ATGACCAAAGTCACGCGGCTCACACTCGATAGCGAAGGCGGCTTGGACCGTCGTCGCATCCATTTGCGCGAAATCTCCGATGAGATGGACGCGCCCCTCGACACTGTCGGCCAGGATCTGCGCACGGCGCGGCTTCGGCGTGGTGATGATCTTGCGACCGTGTCTCGGGCGCTGAAGATCCGCAAAGATCATCTCGAAGCTTTGGAAGAGGATCGCGTTGAAGCTTTGCCGGGGCGAACCTATGCGGTCGGCTTCATTCGTTCGTATGCGGATTATCTTGGCCTCGACTCCATTCAATGCGTCGAACGCTTCAAGGCTGAGATTGCCGGGCGCAGCGACGCAACGGTCGTTCCGATCACCGTGATCGATGAAGACGCCGAACCGCGCATGCCGCATGGCTGGAAATTCATGGCCGGTGTGGTGGTGCTGCTCGTGCTTTACGGCGCATATCAGCTCGCGGCGTCTGCTGACAGGATGTTGAACGAGCCTACAGTCGCGCCAGCTCCCGTGATCCAGCATCCGGTACGTAAAGCGCCACCGCCGAAGCCCGTCGAGCAGCCGCAGCCAGTTGTCGTACCGCCGCCCGCAGATACCTCACAGCAGTCGGATTCAACCGAGACCGTTCCAGGGCAGGCAGCGCCTGGCCAAGTTGCGGCTGGTATTCTCGACCCGTCTCTTGCGACGCCGCCAGCACAAACGCAGCCAAGCTCGGGTCAGCCCGCGTTCGCCTTGCCGCCGCTGCCCAAGGGGCAGGTATATGGCGATGCCTCCAAGCCCGCGCGCGTGGTGCTGCGTGCCCGCGAGGCGACGCGTATTCTGGTCCAGGCCGCCGATGGCCGCGTTTTCCAAAACCGTCTTTTGAAGCCGGGCGACAGCTATCGCCTGCCGAATGTGCCAGGCCTGACCTTAACCACACCCAATGGAGGGGCGATCGAACTCGACCTGGACGGGATGGTGGTGGGGACCGCGGGCCACAGTCAGGAAACCACGGAAGCACTTTCGCTCGATCCGCAGTCGATTATGGATCGCTATAATGGTAACCGTCGCTGA
- the galA gene encoding beta-galactosidase GalA, with translation MDRREWIKGASALGLVASTPGFVSRAIAAAAPVTAPRQVLLLNKGWRFFAGDIPFPPITGHDDTYNAAKAGAARGAASPKFDDSAWQPVTLPHDFVSFQPIEESGNVDQGYRRRGVAWYRNMLRFEPQDDGKHIELQLDGVATFATVWFNGTLVDRNWSGYNSIYIDLTPYATYGDQLNSLVVRVDAEAMEGWWYEGGGLYRDAWIVKRNPVHIKTDGVFAHPVKDEHGWHVPVEVTIYNSGDKTETVRVHTDIGDEKSSTGTRPGLTKEVSVAPLSETVVNYDLPFANPQLWSVDTPHLYQVTTSLTSVTGAVLDQITTNAGFRTQRFDAQKGFFLNDQPVKIKGVCLHQDHAGVGNAVPDGVLDFRLRRLKSLGCNAIRFSHNAQSKQLMDACDRHGFLVMAENRNFNASPDFMAQLEWLVRRDRNHPSVYLWSVFNEEPMQGTEAGYQMVRRMSSVVKSLDTTRPVTAAMSGGLFTPLNVSHAVDVVGINYQQSQYDPFHAAHPDKPIFSSEDSSALMTRGAFVTDKKAQVLASYDDEFAGWGETHRDAWKQIDTRDFVAGTFVWTGFDYHGEPKPFSWPSNSSYFGIMDLCGFDKTAVHIHRAQWIKDGPVLGLVPHWNWAGSEDKPIMVMACTNAEEVELFVNGKSAGRQKADKYDMNRWTVPYTAGRIEARAYNGAKVVSTVINETTGEPVALRLTQDRPALIADGRDAQPIMVEAVDVKGRTVPLANHMITYEIKGGAIIGLGNGDPTSLEPEKGNRRSLFNGLGQVIVQSIEAKTGTLKLRATAPGLKSAELSIPVKAGPIPRSQPTRA, from the coding sequence ATGGATCGCCGCGAATGGATCAAGGGCGCGAGCGCGCTGGGTTTGGTCGCATCCACTCCGGGTTTCGTGTCGCGCGCCATCGCCGCGGCAGCCCCCGTTACCGCGCCTCGCCAGGTCCTGTTACTCAACAAGGGCTGGCGCTTCTTTGCCGGAGATATCCCCTTCCCACCGATCACCGGACATGACGACACCTATAATGCTGCCAAAGCCGGCGCAGCGCGCGGAGCGGCTTCCCCCAAATTCGACGACAGCGCATGGCAGCCAGTCACCCTGCCGCACGACTTTGTCAGCTTCCAGCCGATCGAGGAGAGCGGCAATGTCGATCAGGGCTACCGCCGCCGGGGCGTGGCGTGGTATCGCAACATGCTGCGCTTCGAGCCGCAGGACGACGGCAAGCATATAGAGCTGCAACTGGACGGCGTCGCCACCTTCGCCACCGTGTGGTTCAACGGCACACTCGTCGACCGCAACTGGAGCGGCTATAATTCGATCTATATCGACCTTACGCCCTACGCCACCTATGGCGATCAGCTGAATTCGCTGGTGGTGCGCGTCGATGCCGAAGCTATGGAAGGCTGGTGGTACGAAGGCGGTGGACTTTACCGCGATGCCTGGATCGTCAAGCGCAATCCCGTGCACATCAAAACCGACGGGGTCTTCGCGCATCCGGTAAAAGACGAACACGGCTGGCATGTGCCGGTCGAGGTCACGATCTACAATTCCGGCGACAAGACCGAGACCGTCCGCGTTCACACCGACATTGGCGACGAAAAATCATCAACAGGCACGCGCCCCGGCTTGACAAAAGAGGTCAGCGTCGCGCCGCTCAGTGAAACCGTGGTCAACTACGATCTACCGTTTGCCAATCCCCAATTGTGGAGCGTGGACACGCCGCATCTTTACCAAGTGACGACATCGCTCACGAGCGTGACCGGTGCAGTGCTCGATCAAATTACAACCAATGCCGGCTTCCGTACCCAGCGTTTCGATGCGCAAAAAGGCTTTTTCCTCAACGACCAGCCTGTGAAGATCAAGGGCGTGTGTCTGCATCAGGACCATGCCGGCGTCGGCAACGCCGTGCCAGACGGCGTGCTCGACTTCCGCCTGCGCCGCCTGAAATCGCTTGGCTGCAATGCCATCCGCTTCTCGCACAATGCGCAAAGCAAGCAGCTGATGGACGCGTGCGACCGCCACGGCTTCCTTGTCATGGCCGAGAACCGCAATTTCAACGCCTCGCCGGACTTCATGGCCCAGCTTGAATGGCTGGTGCGGCGTGACCGCAATCACCCCAGCGTCTATCTGTGGTCGGTGTTCAACGAGGAGCCGATGCAGGGCACCGAGGCCGGCTATCAGATGGTCCGGCGCATGAGTTCTGTGGTCAAGTCGCTCGACACCACGCGCCCGGTCACCGCCGCGATGAGCGGCGGCCTGTTCACCCCACTCAACGTGTCCCATGCTGTCGATGTCGTCGGCATCAACTACCAGCAGAGCCAGTATGATCCTTTCCACGCGGCGCATCCGGACAAGCCGATCTTCTCATCGGAGGACAGCTCCGCCCTCATGACCCGCGGGGCTTTCGTGACGGATAAAAAGGCACAAGTCCTCGCCAGCTATGACGACGAATTTGCCGGCTGGGGCGAGACGCACCGCGACGCCTGGAAGCAGATCGATACGCGCGATTTCGTCGCCGGCACCTTTGTCTGGACCGGGTTTGATTACCACGGCGAGCCGAAGCCGTTCTCCTGGCCGTCGAACAGCTCTTATTTCGGCATCATGGATCTGTGCGGATTCGACAAGACCGCGGTCCACATCCACCGCGCGCAATGGATCAAAGACGGGCCTGTGCTCGGCCTCGTGCCGCACTGGAACTGGGCGGGCAGTGAGGACAAGCCCATCATGGTCATGGCCTGCACCAACGCCGAGGAGGTCGAGCTGTTCGTCAATGGCAAGTCGGCCGGTCGGCAGAAGGCCGATAAATACGATATGAACCGCTGGACCGTGCCCTATACAGCCGGCCGCATCGAGGCCCGCGCCTATAATGGCGCAAAGGTGGTCTCGACGGTCATCAATGAGACCACCGGCGAGCCGGTGGCGCTGCGGTTGACACAGGACCGGCCGGCGCTCATTGCCGATGGCCGTGACGCCCAGCCGATCATGGTCGAAGCCGTGGACGTCAAGGGCCGGACCGTGCCGCTCGCCAATCACATGATCACCTACGAGATCAAGGGCGGCGCCATCATCGGCCTCGGCAACGGCGATCCAACCTCTCTTGAGCCGGAAAAAGGCAACCGCCGTTCGCTGTTCAACGGCCTTGGCCAGGTCATCGTGCAGTCGATCGAGGCAAAGACCGGAACGCTCAAGCTGCGCGCCACGGCGCCCGGGTTGAAGTCGGCGGAACTGTCGATCCCGGTCAAGGCCGGACCGATCCCGCGGTCACAACCGACGCGGGCTTGA
- the prfA gene encoding peptide chain release factor 1, which yields MIPAAKLERLLSRFEAVEAELSSGIAGPAFVKLAKERAELEPVVEAASAYRTAQKQIEETEALIADPSTDSEMRSLAEEERAELKSTLEQLEHALKIQLLPKDAADNSSAILEIRAGTGGDEAALFAGDLLKMYTRYCQLQGWKVEVMSLSESDLGGIKEAILDVQGQGVFAKLKFESGGHRVQRVPVTEAGGRIHTSAATVAVLPEAEDVDIEINEKDLRIDVFRASGAGGQHVNKTESAVRITHLPTGLAVAQQTEKSQHKNKAQAMKLLKARLYEMERERVDSARASERKTLVGSGDRSERIRTYNFPQGRVTDHRINLTLYKLDRIITGDDLGDVVDALITEDQANRLSELESELA from the coding sequence ATGATCCCCGCTGCCAAACTTGAACGTCTGCTTTCCCGTTTCGAGGCTGTCGAAGCCGAATTGTCCTCCGGCATTGCCGGTCCCGCCTTCGTCAAGCTCGCCAAGGAACGCGCGGAGTTGGAGCCGGTGGTGGAAGCGGCTTCGGCTTATCGCACCGCGCAAAAGCAAATCGAAGAAACCGAAGCGCTGATCGCCGATCCTTCCACGGATAGCGAGATGCGCAGCCTGGCCGAAGAAGAACGCGCCGAGCTGAAATCCACGCTGGAACAGCTTGAACACGCGCTCAAGATTCAACTTCTGCCGAAAGACGCGGCCGACAATTCCTCCGCCATTCTCGAAATTCGCGCCGGCACCGGCGGTGATGAGGCCGCGCTTTTCGCGGGCGATCTTTTGAAGATGTACACCCGCTATTGCCAGCTTCAGGGCTGGAAGGTGGAGGTGATGAGCCTTTCGGAATCCGATCTCGGCGGCATCAAGGAAGCGATCCTCGATGTGCAGGGGCAGGGCGTCTTCGCCAAGCTGAAATTCGAAAGCGGCGGCCATCGCGTACAGCGCGTGCCGGTGACCGAGGCAGGCGGGCGCATTCACACTTCTGCCGCCACCGTCGCCGTGCTGCCGGAAGCCGAAGACGTCGATATCGAGATCAATGAAAAGGATCTGCGTATCGACGTGTTCCGCGCGAGCGGCGCAGGCGGCCAGCACGTCAACAAAACCGAATCCGCGGTGCGCATCACCCATTTGCCGACCGGCCTTGCGGTGGCGCAGCAGACCGAAAAATCTCAGCATAAGAACAAAGCCCAAGCGATGAAGCTGCTGAAAGCGCGGCTTTATGAGATGGAACGCGAACGCGTCGATAGCGCGCGCGCCTCCGAGCGCAAGACCCTGGTCGGTTCGGGTGATCGTTCGGAACGCATCCGCACCTATAACTTCCCGCAAGGCCGCGTCACCGATCACCGCATCAATCTCACACTCTATAAGCTCGATCGCATCATCACCGGCGACGATCTCGGCGATGTGGTCGATGCCTTGATCACCGAAGATCAGGCCAATCGTCTCTCCGAACTCGAATCGGAACTGGCGTGA
- the ispG gene encoding flavodoxin-dependent (E)-4-hydroxy-3-methylbut-2-enyl-diphosphate synthase has product MGHYAFRDINRRKSRQIHVGSVAIGGDAPISVQTMTNTVTADAKATIDQIRRVEEAGADLVRVSCPDEDSTAAMKAICKAATIPIIADIHFHYKRAIEAAEAGAACLRINPGNIGSAARVKEVVKAAKDHGCSIRIGVNAGSLENELMEKYGEPCPEAMVESALKHVAILEENDFREYKISVKASDAFLAVASYKALAEAVDCPLHLGITEAGGMISGTVKSAIGIGNLLWAGIGDTIRVSLSAPPEEEVRVGFDILKSLGLRSRGVNIISCPSCARQGFDVINTVKTLEDRLKHITTPMSLSIIGCVVNGPGEALGTDIGFTGGGAGKGHGQIYLNGAPVYRIENGDLIDHVVDLCEKKAAEIEATHNQAAE; this is encoded by the coding sequence ATGGGTCATTACGCGTTTCGCGACATCAATCGCCGTAAAAGCCGCCAAATCCATGTTGGTTCTGTGGCTATCGGCGGAGACGCGCCGATCAGCGTGCAGACCATGACCAACACGGTCACGGCGGATGCGAAGGCGACAATCGATCAAATCCGCCGCGTGGAAGAAGCGGGCGCCGATCTGGTGCGCGTGTCTTGTCCAGATGAAGACTCCACCGCGGCGATGAAGGCGATCTGCAAGGCCGCGACTATTCCGATCATCGCCGACATTCACTTCCATTATAAGCGCGCCATCGAAGCCGCTGAGGCGGGCGCTGCCTGCTTGCGCATCAATCCGGGCAATATCGGCTCGGCGGCGCGCGTGAAGGAAGTCGTCAAAGCCGCCAAGGATCACGGCTGCTCCATCCGCATCGGTGTGAACGCCGGTTCGCTCGAAAACGAGTTGATGGAAAAATACGGCGAGCCTTGCCCCGAAGCGATGGTGGAAAGCGCGCTGAAGCACGTCGCCATCCTCGAAGAAAACGACTTCCGCGAATACAAGATTTCGGTGAAGGCCTCGGACGCCTTCCTCGCAGTCGCCTCCTATAAGGCGTTGGCCGAAGCGGTCGATTGTCCGCTGCATCTCGGCATCACCGAAGCAGGCGGCATGATCTCCGGCACGGTGAAATCGGCCATCGGCATCGGCAATCTGTTGTGGGCCGGTATCGGCGACACCATCCGCGTTTCGCTGTCTGCGCCTCCGGAAGAGGAAGTGCGCGTCGGCTTCGATATCCTGAAGTCGCTGGGCCTGCGTTCGCGCGGCGTGAACATCATCTCGTGCCCGTCTTGCGCCCGCCAGGGCTTTGACGTGATCAACACGGTGAAGACCCTGGAAGATCGCCTCAAGCACATCACCACCCCGATGAGCCTTTCCATCATTGGCTGCGTCGTGAACGGCCCGGGCGAGGCGCTCGGCACCGATATCGGCTTCACCGGCGGCGGCGCGGGCAAGGGCCACGGCCAAATCTATCTCAATGGCGCTCCGGTCTATCGCATCGAGAACGGCGATCTCATCGATCACGTTGTCGATCTTTGCGAGAAGAAGGCCGCCGAAATCGAAGCTACGCATAATCAAGCGGCCGAATAA
- a CDS encoding DUF4167 domain-containing protein — MKRSRRGGRRPQNGHSGGGNGGNGGGGGGGFNPNRSYDSNGPEVKIRGTASHIYEKYLQLARDANSSGDRVMAESYLQHAEHYFRIMAAAQAQQAQWQAQQAQRQPTGTGEQPVVQQGGPSQASFSLSEGNNEESDEEEGEEAETAE, encoded by the coding sequence GTGAAACGCTCTCGGAGAGGCGGCCGCAGGCCGCAAAACGGTCATAGCGGCGGTGGCAACGGCGGTAACGGCGGCGGCGGTGGCGGCGGTTTCAATCCGAACCGCAGCTATGATTCCAACGGCCCCGAGGTGAAGATCCGCGGCACGGCCTCGCATATCTACGAGAAGTATCTGCAGCTCGCCCGCGATGCCAATTCGAGCGGCGACCGCGTGATGGCGGAAAGCTATCTGCAGCATGCCGAGCATTATTTCCGCATCATGGCCGCGGCCCAGGCGCAACAGGCGCAATGGCAGGCACAACAGGCGCAGCGCCAGCCCACTGGCACCGGTGAGCAGCCTGTGGTTCAACAGGGCGGCCCCAGCCAGGCTTCTTTCTCGCTCTCCGAAGGCAACAACGAAGAGTCCGACGAAGAAGAAGGCGAAGAAGCCGAAACGGCGGAGTAA
- the prmC gene encoding peptide chain release factor N(5)-glutamine methyltransferase produces the protein MSDEREILRAASARLAAAGVDNPRLEARVLWEAARDPAPFESFIARREKREPVAYITGHKEFWSLDFQVGPGVLIPRPDTETMIESVLTEFPDRAAKLRVLDLGTGSGCILAAVLSEYPNATGLGVEASDTARAIATANMERLRLGTRAEIRPGNWAEALDERFDVIVTNPPYISTADIATLEPDVREYEPFGALDGGPDGLDAVRALAPELNRLGGTSFVEIGIGQADSTAEILSAAGLHVLRAAKDLSGISRIVIAQSQPLPKKELE, from the coding sequence GTGAGCGACGAGCGCGAGATCTTGCGCGCGGCCAGTGCCCGGCTCGCGGCGGCAGGCGTCGACAATCCCCGGCTTGAGGCGCGCGTGCTCTGGGAAGCCGCCCGTGATCCGGCCCCCTTCGAAAGCTTCATCGCTCGCCGCGAGAAGCGTGAGCCTGTTGCCTACATCACCGGACACAAGGAATTCTGGAGTCTTGATTTCCAGGTCGGGCCTGGGGTGCTGATTCCCCGCCCGGACACCGAAACCATGATCGAATCGGTGTTAACCGAATTTCCCGACCGAGCCGCGAAGCTGCGCGTCCTCGATCTTGGCACCGGTTCGGGCTGCATTTTGGCGGCGGTGTTGTCGGAATACCCCAATGCTACGGGCCTCGGCGTCGAAGCCTCCGATACCGCGCGTGCGATTGCCACAGCTAATATGGAGCGGCTGAGGCTCGGCACCAGGGCCGAAATCCGCCCCGGCAATTGGGCCGAGGCACTTGATGAACGTTTTGACGTCATCGTCACCAACCCGCCCTATATTTCCACCGCCGATATCGCCACGCTGGAGCCTGATGTGCGCGAATATGAGCCTTTTGGCGCGCTGGATGGCGGTCCCGACGGCCTTGATGCGGTGCGCGCCCTGGCGCCAGAGCTGAACCGGCTGGGCGGCACCTCATTCGTCGAGATTGGAATCGGCCAGGCCGACTCAACGGCCGAGATTCTGTCCGCCGCGGGGCTTCACGTATTGCGTGCCGCCAAAGACCTCTCAGGAATTTCCCGTATCGTGATTGCCCAAAGTCAGCCTTTGCCGAAAAAAGAGTTGGAATAG